Genomic segment of Polycladomyces abyssicola:
TATCCGCAAGAAGCGGTTGTTCAAGCCTGAGATCACGGAATATATGCCCCGGTTCCTACCGGGGTTTTTTTGTGGGTCGTATTGAAGTACAATAGGAACGCCTATAAAAATATCTGAAAAAAGAGATGGGAGTCGGTGCCTGTGCCGGACAAGTGGAAGGCATGGCTGAAGCCGACGATCCCCGCGGGGATCATGTTGGTGGCCATGACCGCTTACCCTTGGCCTTGGTGGGGGAGAATGATCCTCGGAGCAGTGGCATGGGCCAGCATCGTTTGGGCGCAACAGAGGGTCGAACGCGTCGCGGAACGGAAGCTTCTCGTTCGTGAAGCGGAAACCGTGCTTCGATGGTTGAGTCGGTTGCGCCATGATTGGCTCAATGAGATTCAAGTGCTCCTGGGTTATTGTTCGATGAACAAAACCGACCGCGTTCGTCCGCATTTGCTGCGTCTTGCAAAGGAAATGGAACAGGAGCGAACCCTATCCCAAATTTCCCATCCTCTCTTGGCTGTGGCGCTGATTCAGTTGCGTCATCATGCCCCCGGCTGGCGCTGGCAGATCGAATTCCACATGGAAACATCCAACTTGTCTGCCCAACAGGGGTATGACGCCGCCGTATATGTGGAGAATCTGGCGAAA
This window contains:
- a CDS encoding Spo0B domain-containing protein: MPDKWKAWLKPTIPAGIMLVAMTAYPWPWWGRMILGAVAWASIVWAQQRVERVAERKLLVREAETVLRWLSRLRHDWLNEIQVLLGYCSMNKTDRVRPHLLRLAKEMEQERTLSQISHPLLAVALIQLRHHAPGWRWQIEFHMETSNLSAQQGYDAAVYVENLAKCLTTVTAVAPEDVSVRMVFDWDGDTLLISLTSQLPLADAVEKARVQSGLQDGTETKRNGENEWIIRFLNRSKTGKAWLM